Below is a window of Spelaeicoccus albus DNA.
CATGGCTGACGAAACTATTTCAGTGGGATCTGAGTCCGTACTTCAAGCAGATACCGAAATCTTCGGAGGAGTATTGGAACGCATTGGTGACCGGAATTCGACGTGTGGTTGATTTCGTCGGGAACCAAATTTGGGACACTGTCCAGCTCCATGACCGCTTGCTGTTATCGGCGATATGCGAGTCAAACAGACATGACGCTGAAACTATAGTGATCGATCGTGAGGAGAACGGCACCGACTACCACGTAAGTTATGATTTCGGATCATACATCGGAATTCCCGGCTATTTGTTGCGGCTAAGCGACCGACCGGCCGCTTCGCTTTTGGAAATCCGTAAAATCGACCTGGATTTGGTAAGTCAAGTCGACGAGATACATTGGTCGCGCGCAGGGTTACTGGAAATAACCGGATTCGCATTTATTCGGAATTTTGATACCGCCAATTTTCCACAAAATTTGACATTTTCGTTGCGGGACGCGAACAGCGATCAAGTCATCGAATTATCTCATCGGTCGATAGCCTCACCGGACATCGATCAGATCGCAGGCGACGCGTGGAATTGTTACGCGCGTTCGGGGTTCTCGCTGGCCATCGACGTTTCGGCGATCGACCGATTAGATCAGGAGGCAACGCCCAAGCCGCGTTGGCGTCTCCACGTTACCGTTACCTGTGGCGACAAATGCACCGAAGGCCTGATGCGCTCGCGCCACCCCGAAACTGCCGGTGGCGCCATTCCGCTCGACGATTGCATCGGTACTCATCGTTTGGTATGCCAATTTTCGAAAGACGACGGACTCTTTCTCGAGCGCGTTCGTTATGCGCACATTGCGACGGCCGTCGACATGTACGATCAGTTTTTTCGCCTTACTGTCAGGCATCCAACGGGAAATCCACCGGCAGGCGTCCTTGTTGGCGCCGACGAAATCGCGGTAACCGATTCGATTCAGCTGACACCGAACGAATGCATCGTGACGGTCCGTTTCCCGTCAGTTCACTTGGGCACTGGGCGCTCCGAATCCAAAAGCACTCTCAAGCTCATCACGAGCGACGGACGCACCCACCTCATCGCGTGGGCGCACTCGTCGCAAAAACTCGTTGAAGAATCGCCGCTGCATCGACCATCCCGGCTCTCGGCGACCGGGTACGGCTATTTGCAATTGATGCGGGCCGGCGCCCGCGGGATCGTGACAAGCGCGACCCTCGCCACCGACGAAGACGCTCTGATTGTGCGCGGTGAGACAAGCGTCGACGATGCGGAATCCGATCCTACTTTCTCGTTGATTACCTCTCGGAGGAAGCTTCACGCCAGTTCAACTGCCGTCGAACAAGACGGGCGATTCACTGCCCGCTTCGAACTGACCGAAGACAAGTGGCAGCTCGGCGTAGCCGTCGTAGATTCTGGTGCGTACGTTTTTCAAATCAGCGGCGGCGAAGTGCCGTTCACCGTCATACCTGACTTCGCTAAGGAGCTCCCCCTGACAACACTTCGCCCCAGGTACCGGCTCACAATCACACGAAAACAGCCCAACGACGCGTTGGTGGTCAAAATTGGAGCACCGCTCGCCGACTACGAACGCTCGGCTCTAGGCCGCCGACGCATACGGGAAATCTTCCAAACAGCCACCGATGAAACGGAACTCAGTGATTCGATTCTCTTTGAATCGTTCGGTGGAACAGCAGCAACGGACAGCGTGCGAGCTCTATTCGACGAATACGTCAGATCAGGCGACCAGAGAACGAAATATTGGGTCGTCCGAGATTACTCAGTCATCACTCCACCCGGTTGCGTGCCGATCATCTACAACTCGGCAGCGTATGTCCGGGCGCTCAGTGGCTGTTCGACGCTCGTCAACAACAACACTTTCCCGCACTACTT
It encodes the following:
- a CDS encoding CDP-glycerol glycerophosphotransferase family protein encodes the protein MKHLLKDSYSWLRRKLDPRRSTGASSRVHNEVNSAQDDLISIIVPTYNVEKYLERCLNGIFNQTYRNLEIIVADDGSTDTTLDLAHRLARSDHRVKVLELHHAGNGSARNSAIAVANGRFLAFADADDSMPTDAYEKLWKTLRTTGSQFVVGCFAHVDTSNMWRPKFADDVHRSTHHSIQLGDCPSIMQNIFLWDKMFRRDFWDRCVAPIPARTLYEDQEAVMRAFFGAENFDVIPDTVYFWHSRPDQTSITQQKGDVTDLANRLEVALTVTKLASARASETVWQAWLTKLFQWDLSPYFKQIPKSSEEYWNALVTGIRRVVDFVGNQIWDTVQLHDRLLLSAICESNRHDAETIVIDREENGTDYHVSYDFGSYIGIPGYLLRLSDRPAASLLEIRKIDLDLVSQVDEIHWSRAGLLEITGFAFIRNFDTANFPQNLTFSLRDANSDQVIELSHRSIASPDIDQIAGDAWNCYARSGFSLAIDVSAIDRLDQEATPKPRWRLHVTVTCGDKCTEGLMRSRHPETAGGAIPLDDCIGTHRLVCQFSKDDGLFLERVRYAHIATAVDMYDQFFRLTVRHPTGNPPAGVLVGADEIAVTDSIQLTPNECIVTVRFPSVHLGTGRSESKSTLKLITSDGRTHLIAWAHSSQKLVEESPLHRPSRLSATGYGYLQLMRAGARGIVTSATLATDEDALIVRGETSVDDAESDPTFSLITSRRKLHASSTAVEQDGRFTARFELTEDKWQLGVAVVDSGAYVFQISGGEVPFTVIPDFAKELPLTTLRPRYRLTITRKQPNDALVVKIGAPLADYERSALGRRRIREIFQTATDETELSDSILFESFGGTAATDSVRALFDEYVRSGDQRTKYWVVRDYSVITPPGCVPIIYNSAAYVRALSGCSTLVNNNTFPHYFRKSPGQRYVQTWHGTPLKQIGFDTPLTQISNSYLDILTRESTYWDLLIAQSPVAADLLRQAFGYTGAIAARGLPRNDSFFGSHADSIRRDTRHSLGVYDDQQMVLYMPTWRDHAIDPYGRHDFVSTIDFEALRRAVGAQYAFFARGHHTTIESVRHDVLDVTDLTTYPDVSRLLLAADILISDYSSVMFDFAITGKPLIQYIPDFDDYVTTSRSLYETSMKSIVWPKAYSQSDLERLVLRSTGMRPFEMYSPERSPLFHRSNFEPTSRSVLERFSV